From one Nerophis ophidion isolate RoL-2023_Sa unplaced genomic scaffold, RoL_Noph_v1.0 HiC_scaffold_100, whole genome shotgun sequence genomic stretch:
- the LOC133547433 gene encoding gastrula zinc finger protein XlCGF57.1-like has protein sequence MCQRRIAKYEEELCPTKEEKERQHQLLDAVFKKHQIVLHRTDVQQPPHIKEEEEDPQPPHIKEEEEDPQPPHMKEEEEEVWMSQEGECPVGQEEADVSKFPLTVVSVKTEEHEDKPPESSQLHHSPNVQQVSAESHEEIPSKQQEWSSSVGQKELQAPSHIKEEEEELWKQLQMLVEDIDEDEAQSLQLHHCQSEENRGVELVSQHITEADGEHCEDIKSDPDSIFAPLSDMDHMMSDSSDHSDHIQKPLESKNDSKGDTRHHTNNKHFDCSECGKSFRHKSNFTVHMRIHTGEKPFTCSVCKKSFSTKRNMTTHMRTHTGEKPFTCSVCKKRFSTKQHMTIHVGKHTGEKPFTCFVCKKSFSTKRNMTTHMRTHTGEKPFTCSVCKKSFSRKLDMTTHMRTHTGEKPFICSVCKKSFSMKLAMTIHMRKHTGEKPFICSVCNRSFSRKFDMTTHMRIHTGEKPFTCTVCKKSFTIKTVMTRHMRIHTREKPFTCSVCKKSFSRKPNMSTHMRTHTGEKPFTCSVCKKTFSRKQNLTAHMRTHTGEKPFR, from the exons atgtgccaaagaaggatagcaaagtatgaggaggaactttgtccaacaaaagaggagaaggagcgacaacatcaactactggacgctgttttcaagaaacatcaaattgtgttacacagaacag atgtccagcagccccctcacattaaagaggaagaggaggatccacagccccctcacattaaagaggaagaggaggatccacagcccccccacatgaaagaggaagaggaggaagtgtggatgagtcaggagggagagtgtcctgtagggcaggaggaggctgatgtcagcaagtttccactgactgttgtctctgtgaagactgaagagcatgaagacaaaccacctgagtcctcacagcttcatcacagtccaa acgtccagcaggtgtcagcagagagtcatgaagagattccctccaagcagcaggagtggagctccagtgtgggacagaaggagctacaggccccctcccacattaaagaagaagaggaggaactgtggaagCAGCTTCAAATGTTGGTGGAGGATattgatgaagatgaagctcagtccttacagcttcatcactgtcaaagtgaggagaacagaggggtggagcttgtaagtcaacacatcacagaagctgatggagagcattgtgaagatataaagtcggatccagacagcatctttgctccactgtcagacatggaccacatgatgtcagactcttctgatcacagtgaccacatccaaaaacctttggagagtaaaaacgactctaaaggtgatacgagacatcacactaacaacaaacactttgactgctctgaatgtgggaaatcatttagacacaagagtaattttacagtacacatgagaatacatactggagagaaaccttttacttgctctgtttgtaagaagagtttctccacaaagcgtaacatgaccacacacatgagaacacatactggagagaaaccttttacttgctctgtttgtaagaagcgtttctccacaaagcaacacatgacgatACACGTGGGaaaacacactggagagaaaccttttacttgttttgtttgtaagaagagtttctccacaaagcgtaacatgaccacacacatgagaacacatactggagagaaaccttttacttgctctgtttgtaagaagagtttctccagaaagcttgacatgaccacacacatgagaacacacactggagagaaaccttttatttgctctgtttgtaagaagagtttctccatgaaGCTTGCCATGACCATACACATGAGAAAACATACTGGGGAGAAACCTTTTATTTGCTCTGTTTGTAACaggagtttctccagaaagtttgacatgaccacacacatgagaatacatacgggagagaaaccttttacttgcactgtttgtaagaagagtttcacTATAAAGActgtcatgaccagacacatgagaatacatactagagagaaaccttttacttgctctgtttgtaaaaagagtttctccagaaagcctaacatgtccacgcacatgagaacacataccggagagaaaccttttacttgctctgtatgtaagaagactttctccagaaaacaaaacttgacagcacacatgagaacacacactggagagaaaccgttcAGATGA